The region GCAGCGCCACTCTCTACCGGCGGTTCGCCGGCCGGGCGGAACTCATCGAGGCGGTATTCGGCGATTCCCTGCGGGAAATCCTGCGGGCCGCCGAAGAAGCCCGCTCGGCGCCGGACGCCTGGGTCGGCCTGACAGCCTATCTGGAGCGCATATTCGGACTGCTCGCCGCCGACCGGGGCACCAACGACCTGATGACCACCGGCATCCAGGGCGTCCCCTCGCTCGACGCGCTCCGTAAGGAAAACCACAAGACGCTCCACGTCCTTCTGAGCCGCGCCCAGGAACAGGGCGCGGCCCGGAAGGACACCACGGCGGAGGACCTGCTGTTCCTGCTGGCCGCGCTCGGCCGCGCGGTCCCGGGCTCGACCGTCGCCGCACCGATGGCCTGGCGCCGCTATCTGGCCCTGCTGCTCGACGGACTGCGCCCCGAGGGGTCCCACCCGCTCCCGGCCCCCTCACTCACCGGCGACCAGCTCGGCGCCGCCATGCTCCAGCTCGGCAAGGTGCGACGGCCGCGTACGGGGCGGGCCGACTAGGGGGCATTCGGGGCGGGAGGCGCCGACCCGGGGCATGTTGGACGGGGCCGCGCCGGCTCGGGGCGTCCTGGGCGGGGCGCGTCACCACAGTGGCCGGGCGAAGTGTGTCGCCCGCCTACATATCCGAGCCGAACTGCGCATTTCTACGGTGTGGCAACACAAAATCGTCCCCGCACCCCGCTCGGAAGTGGTGACCCATGACCACCCCGGATTCTCCGGCCTCCGCTCCCCCGGCCCCACCCGGCTCGCTGCGCCGCATCGTCGCCGCGAGCCTTATCGGCACCACCATCGAGTGGTACGACTTCTTCCTCTACGGCTCGGCCGCCGCGCTCGTCTTCAACAAGCTCTTCTTCCCGGACTCCGATCCGCTCGTCGGCACGCTGCTGTCGTTCCTGACCTACGCGGTCGGCTTCGCCGCCCGGCCGGTCGGCGCCCTGGTCTTCGGCCACTACGGCGACCGGCTCGGCCGTAAGAAGCTGCTGATCCTGAGTCTGCTGCTGATGGGCGGCGCGACCTGCGCGATCGGGCTGCTGCCCACCCACGCCACGGTCGGTTCGGCGGCCCCCGTACTGCTCACCGCGCTGCGTCTGATCCAGGGGTTCGCCCTCGGCGGCGAATGGGGCGGAGCGGTGCTGCTGGTGTCGGAGCACGGGGACCCGCGGCGGCGCGGGTTCTGGGCGTCCTGGCCGCAGACCGGCGCCCCCGCCGGGCAGTTGCTGGCCACGGGCGTGCTCTCCGCGCTCACCGCCCTGCTCTCCGACAACGCCTTCGAGGCGTGGGGGTGGCGGGTGCCGTTCCTGCTCTCGGGGGTGCTGGTACTGGTGGGCTTGTGGATTCGTCTCTCTGTCGATGAATCGCCGGTGTTCAAGGCGGCGCAGGCCCGGGCCGAGGCCCGTAAGGCGGCCGCGGGCGAGGCAACCACCGAGAAGATGCCTCTGGTGGCGGTCCTGCGCCACCACTGGCGGGATGTGCTGATCGCCATGGGCGCGCGGATGGCCGAGAACATCAGCTACTACGTCATCACCGCCTTCGTCCTGGTCTACGCGACCTCCGACCATGTGGACCTCGGCAAGCAGACCGCGCTCAACGCCGTACTGATCGCCTCGGCCGTGCACTTCGCGGTCATCCCGGCATGGGGCGCGCTGTCGGACCGGATCGGCCGCCGCCCGGTGTATCTCCTGGGCGCGGTCGGCGTGGGCGCGTGGGCCTTCCCCTTCTTCCTCCTCATCGACACCAAGGGCTTCCCGGCGCTGCTGCTCGCCGTGACGGTCGGGCTGATCTTCCACGGGGCGATGTACGCGCCCCAGGCGGCCTTC is a window of Streptomyces violaceusniger Tu 4113 DNA encoding:
- a CDS encoding MFS transporter, which codes for MTTPDSPASAPPAPPGSLRRIVAASLIGTTIEWYDFFLYGSAAALVFNKLFFPDSDPLVGTLLSFLTYAVGFAARPVGALVFGHYGDRLGRKKLLILSLLLMGGATCAIGLLPTHATVGSAAPVLLTALRLIQGFALGGEWGGAVLLVSEHGDPRRRGFWASWPQTGAPAGQLLATGVLSALTALLSDNAFEAWGWRVPFLLSGVLVLVGLWIRLSVDESPVFKAAQARAEARKAAAGEATTEKMPLVAVLRHHWRDVLIAMGARMAENISYYVITAFVLVYATSDHVDLGKQTALNAVLIASAVHFAVIPAWGALSDRIGRRPVYLLGAVGVGAWAFPFFLLIDTKGFPALLLAVTVGLIFHGAMYAPQAAFFSEMFATRMRYSGASIGAQFSSVAAGAPAPLIATALLADYDSATPIALYVIAAALLTLVAVGVAKETRDRDLAAIEPTSAPSPRPASDAAERTARSASAQ
- a CDS encoding TetR/AcrR family transcriptional regulator, with product MGSRVEKETPLRRDARRNREMLITAAREIYTDQGVDAPLDDIARRAGVGSATLYRRFAGRAELIEAVFGDSLREILRAAEEARSAPDAWVGLTAYLERIFGLLAADRGTNDLMTTGIQGVPSLDALRKENHKTLHVLLSRAQEQGAARKDTTAEDLLFLLAALGRAVPGSTVAAPMAWRRYLALLLDGLRPEGSHPLPAPSLTGDQLGAAMLQLGKVRRPRTGRAD